Sequence from the Priestia megaterium genome:
TGAATTTCTTTAATAGTATTAATACAGGCGTTACGATGGTGGAAAATAATAAGCCATCAGCACAATTGCAGCAAGGTGATAGCGGACTAGCCGTAAAAGAACTGCAGCAAAACTTAATTAAATTAGGATTTGAACTTTCTCAACAAGGAACCGATGGTCAATATGGCAGGGAAACTGTTGCAGCTGTTAAAGCTCTTCAAGAAAAGTATGGATTAACGTCAACTGGAAAAGCTGATGAAAAAACATTAGCTAAAATGATGGAATTGCTTAAGGGTGTACGTAATCCTATAGAAGAATCATTGCCAAAGGTTACTTCACTCGGAGATAAATATTCTTTTCAAGTAAAAGCGAAGAAGGATATTGGAGTCTACAAATATGCGAATGTAACAGAGAATTTCAGAACTATAAAAAAAGGCACGGTATTTAGCGTATATGGCTATACGAATGCAGCATGGGCTGTTCCAGGCGGATTTGTGCAAATGAAAGACGTAGAACCTATCCCAGTTACAATTAAAACAGGCGGATTAAGTAAAGACATGGAAACAGAGTTTCGTGCTTTCTTAAAAAATGAAGGAATTGACAGTGAATTAAATGTACATGCAATAGGTAATCCGTCAGCTGACCTCACTGCAGCTGGACTGGATTTTGTAAAAGTTAAGCAGTTTTTAGATAAAAAAGGCTGGTACTACAAGCAATAAAACCCCGCTCTTCGGAGCGGGGTTTTGTTTTGGGATTTTATAAAAAAAGAATAGCAGGCATCAATTACGTAATTAAAATATGTTCTAAATAACAAAGTAGGGGGTAACAAAAAAGTTTCTATGTATAGTTCACCTCCAACAGTCATATTTTTAGTCAACGGCTCATGGAGGGTGAATGAATATGAAAAATACGCAGATTCGAATTGAAACACTATCCTATCACTATGAAAGCATTATGGTGAATGATGAAGTAGAGCGCGCGATAAAAAGTATTGAAGTGACGTATCGAGCATATAAACATAACCACGTTTTAAACGGACATGTAGTACTTTCAGGAGAAGAGATTTACGATCTTCAGCAACTGACTCACGCAGTGGCTGGGAAAATAAAAGCAGAATTAGAAACTACATAAAAAAACGCCTTTCTTTAATCTTGGTTTGAGATTTAAAGAAAGGCGTTTTTTAATTAATTATTAATTAAACTGCAAAAAGAAGAAATTAAAGTATGTTCTAAATAAAATATATAAATAAAAAACATATCCTCTAAGAGCATTCCTTAAAATATACACATTACCTTTGCATTGTGAACTTTGTCTTTTTTACCACTACTCGTCTTTTACTATATGTAAGCAACACGCCGTATAACGTAATGATACTTCCAACAATGGAAACTGCGCTCGGGATATCTTTTAAAAGCAGCCACGCTAAGAAAAAGGACAGCGCAGGAGTTAAGTAAAGAGAAATGGCAGCCTCAGCAGAACCTATACGCGATGTCAGATAAGCGAGTACCATATATGGAATAACGGTTGGAAATAATCCTAAATATATCACGCTTATCGCTGATCTGACAGAGATATGTGCAAGTTCTGTTTCTAACCCTGGTAAAAAAACAAGCATAGAAATTGTAGCTCCCCAAATACTGTACGTCACAAAAGAAAGGAAACCATACTTTTTTAATAAATTTTTTTGACATACTATATAGATGCTTTCTGCAAGGGCAGCTAGTAGAATCAGTAAGATTCCATTAACTGAGTGTATAAAATTCTCTTTGCTGAAGGTTAAAAGTGCAACACCTGCAAAGCTTACTGCAGATCCAATCCATTTTCTTTTTCCAAACTCCTCCTGAAAAAGAAAAATAGCTAAAAGCGAAGAAAAAATAGGAGTAGTCGAGACCAGTAAACTCGCAATACCCGCACTCACCGTTTTTTCTCCAATGTTTAATGCTGTGTGATATACGGTAAAACCTAAAAAACCGAGCGCTAAAAGAGGTGGAATATCTTTTATATCAGGCAAGCGCATGCGTGTGGCTATTGCAATAACTAACAGCACTACAGAAGCAATACTTAACCGAACAAAAGCGAGGTGCTGAGGAGAAAACGATTCCAGCCCTATTTGAATAACTGGAAATGCTGAAGCCCATAAGCTA
This genomic interval carries:
- a CDS encoding GH25 family lysozyme; translated protein: MQNRNNQNIKVIDVSHHNGTIDWVKVASDGVKGAYIKLTEGTTFLDKKSYDNYIGAKNAGLRVGFYHFAHADNDPIAEVNFFLNKLGSMKVDLPHCLDLEESKGKTKAQVTAFAVRWMEYIERKTSITPILYTGYSFIKSNFTSAVARYPLWVARYSGSNRPKGFANPGDTAIWDRWSMFQYTDQGKVNGIKGNVDINEMDLNFFNSINTGVTMVENNKPSAQLQQGDSGLAVKELQQNLIKLGFELSQQGTDGQYGRETVAAVKALQEKYGLTSTGKADEKTLAKMMELLKGVRNPIEESLPKVTSLGDKYSFQVKAKKDIGVYKYANVTENFRTIKKGTVFSVYGYTNAAWAVPGGFVQMKDVEPIPVTIKTGGLSKDMETEFRAFLKNEGIDSELNVHAIGNPSADLTAAGLDFVKVKQFLDKKGWYYKQ
- a CDS encoding DMT family transporter, translated to MKLTFSLVFLHILMISLWASAFPVIQIGLESFSPQHLAFVRLSIASVVLLVIAIATRMRLPDIKDIPPLLALGFLGFTVYHTALNIGEKTVSAGIASLLVSTTPIFSSLLAIFLFQEEFGKRKWIGSAVSFAGVALLTFSKENFIHSVNGILLILLAALAESIYIVCQKNLLKKYGFLSFVTYSIWGATISMLVFLPGLETELAHISVRSAISVIYLGLFPTVIPYMVLAYLTSRIGSAEAAISLYLTPALSFFLAWLLLKDIPSAVSIVGSIITLYGVLLTYSKRRVVVKKTKFTMQR